The Verrucomicrobiota bacterium JB022 DNA segment GCGGCGGCCAGCGGCCAGAGCACGCTGGAAAAAGTCTGCACAAACGCGCGCAGCAACAGGAAGATGCCGGTGAAGAAGGTCGCGATCAGCGCCACGGCCAGGAGGGCCAGCGCGATGCCGACAAGGCGGCGTTGCCAGGGCGAGAGCAGGGGCGGGCGAGGGATCGCAGGCTCAGACGACATACTGCCCTAACATGCGCACCGCGCGGCCTTTGTCGACTCGAAGGCGCGGCAGGAGGACTATAAACCACACCGAGAATTAGAACAGCAGTTAAAAGAGTGAAAAGGAGTAAGAGCCGGAATCCCGCTCCTTTTCCTCCATTCGGGAACGCTCCGATGGCCAGATTACGCTTTTCAACTCCTTTTCACTCCTGTTCTAATACCTGTTCCGATGTCCTCTTCCTCCCAACCGCGTGCCACGGTGCACACGCTCGGCTGCCGCCTCAATCAGGCGGAGAGTCAGGTGTTGCGCGACCGGCTGGAGCGCGACGGCTATCAGGTGGTGCCGTGGGGCGAGCGGGCCGATCTCGGGATCATCAACACCTGCACCGTTACGCGCGAGGCCGACGCGAAGTGCCGCAAGACGATCCGCCAGTTTATCCAGCGCAACCCGCAGGCCTTTACCGCCGTCATCGGTTGCTACTCGCAGATGGGGGCCAAGGCCATCGCCAGCATCGAAGGCGTCGACCTGATTGTGGGCAACCAGGATAAGCTGAGCGTGCTCGATCACGCCCGCCTGGGCAAAAACGAGCGCCCCGTGATCTTGCGCGAGCGCATCAGCGGCGAAGACTTCGCCGTCACCTTTGTCGGCGATCTGCCGTCGACCCTGCGGGCCAACCTCAAGATCCAGGACGGGTGCGACTTTTACTGCAGCTTTTGCATCATCCCCACTGCCCGGGGCCGTGCCCGGTCGCGCGATTGGGACAATACCCTCGCCGAGGCCCGCCAACTGGCTGAAAACGGCGTGCGCGAGGTCGTGCTGACGGGCGTCAATCTGGGCACCTACGCCTCACAGGGGCACGATCTAGTGGCGCTGGTCGATGCGCTTGACGAGCTGCCGGGGCTGGAGCGCATTCGTATCTCCAGCATTGAGCCGACCACCGTCGACCTCGCCTTGCTCGACCGTATGGCCGATCCGGCACATGCCCTCGTGCCCTACCTGCACCTGCCGCTGCAGAGCGGCAGCGATCCCATTCTCCAACGGATGCGCCGCAAATATACGGTGGCCGACTACGCTGCCTTTGTGGCCGAAGCTCAGCGGCGCGTGCCGGGCCTGTGCCTGGGCACGGACATCCTGGTCGGCTCCGATGGCGAAACAGAGGCGCACTTTCAGGAGACCTGCGACTTCTTTCTGGCGCAGCCCTTCACCTACTGCCACGTCTTCCCTTACTCGGAGCGCAAAGGCACGCTGGCGGTCAAGCGGCAGGAGCACGACCCGGCCTGCGTCGTGCCGGTGGAAGAGCGCCAGCAGCGGGTCGCTCGCCTGCGCCGCCTCAGCGAGGCCAAGCGCCACGACTTTTACGCCCGCTACCTTGGGCAAGAGGTGGAAATCCTCGTCGAGCAGCCCCGCGAAGACCGTTGGCCCGGCTACACCGCCAACTACGTCCGCGTCTTGGCCGAAGCCGATACGTCCTTCGGCGACCTGCGCAACCAGCTCGTGCGCGTCCGCCTCGACCGGATCAGCGCCGACTTCGCCGAAGGCGAGGTCGTAGGCGTGGCGGAGAGGGCGCTTGCAGGGGCTGTCTAACGAACCGCTCATCCTGGCACCACAAGGGTGCTGTTTCTGGGCAAGCTCGGTAACCGGAAGTCTCCGCTACGCTTCGAAATCCGGCTAGTTGCTGGCATCCTACGGATGCAGAGCGCGAGACCAGCATCTACGTTGGCCTTCGCATCGAAAGTCGCAGACTGATCAACACGGACGAGCAATGGCTGGGCCTCCTCGCTGGGCCGCGCCACACCCGCCAGCGGGATACGCTGAAACGAGATATTCTGGCGATGTTGGCTGACTGGGCCAAAGCATCCGCAGGATGCCAGCTGCTAGCCGTGATGTCGCCGCAGGCGACTTCCGGGAGATGACGCAGTACGACCTGCACCCCGAAGCGGGTGCCAGCGCCAATCCCCCTGCCCAAAAATAACCAATCGTTGGGTTTCTTTGGGGTAGGTATCAGGAATTCTGATTTTGAACTGGATTTTGGCTTCCGCGGGTTTACGCTCCCGCTGCAAGCATGGCAGTAAAGGAATCCTGGAACTCGAGGCTCGGCGTCATCCTGGCGGTGGCGGGCAGTGCTGTTGGCATTGGCAATTTCCTGCGTTTTCCCGGAAACGTAGCCCAGTATGGGGGCGGTGCCTTCATGTTGGCCTACGTCATTTCCTTCCTGATCATCGGGTTGCCGCTGTCGTGGGCAGAATGGACGATGGCCCGTTACGGCGGGCAGCGCGGCTTTCACTCCCCGGTAGGGGTCTTCCACGCCGTCACCCGGCGGCCGTGGGGCAAGTTTGTGGGCGTCATCGGCATCGTCATCCCCGTGTGCATCTATATGTATTATGTGGTGGTTGAGTCGTGGTGCCTGGGCTACGCCTGCAACTTCCTCTTCAACCCCGAAGTCTTCAGCACCTCGGAGGGGGTGGGGAACTTCTTTGGCGCCTTTACCGGCATTGGGGCCGACGGCTCGGCCTGGGGCATGGGGATGGACCACCTCGGCACGTTCCTGATCGTCTGCTTTGCGCTCAATTTCTTCCTGATCTACCGGGGCATCTCCAAAGGCATCGAGATGTTTTGCAACTACGCCATGCCCGCCCTGCTGATCCTCGCGCTGATCGTGCTGGTGCGGGTGCTGACCCTCGGCACGCCCAACCCCGAGATCCCGAGCCAGAACATCACCAACGGCCTCGGCTTCATGTGGAACCCGAACAAGGTCGAGCTGGTCGAGACCACCCAAAATGAGGCGGGCGACTCGGTGGAAAAGCGCACGCAGCTCTTTGGCCGCCAGGTGGAGGTGGTCAAGCAGCAGCTGGGCCTCGAAGGCGGTGAGGGCGAGCCGTTGCCGGTTTCGGCCGCGTGGCTGGAGCAGGTAGGCATCGCGACGCCCAACCCGGAGGCAAGCTTCCGGGTGGACGAGATCAGCGCGGTCAGCCAGTTGGCCAAGCCCGATGTGTGGCTCGCGGCGGCAGGGCAGATCTTCTTCTCCCTCTCCGTCGGCTTCGGTGTGATCCTGACTTATGCGTCTTACCTGAAGAAGGACGACGACGTGATCCTGAGCGGCCTGACTGCCGTCTCTGCCAACGAATTTTCCGAAGTGGGCCTGGGCGGCCTGATCACGGTGCCGGCGGCGTTTGCCTTCTTCGGCGTCACGGCGAGCGTGGGCAGCACTTTCGGCCTCGGCTTCGTCACTCTGCCCAACGTGTTCGGCCTCATGCCAGCGGGGAACATCTTCGGCTTCCTGTTTTTCTTCCTGCTCTTCCTAGCGGCAGTCACCAGCTCGCTCTCGATGCTCCAACCGGGCATCGCGTTTCTGGAAGGGGCGCTGGGCATCGGTCGCAAGCTGTCGGTGGCGATTCTCGGCCTCATTACGGCGGTGGGGGCCATTGCGGTGGTCTCCTTCAGCAAAGACGTGAAGATGCTCGACCACCTCGACTTCTGGGGCGGCACCTTCCTGATCTTCGTCTTCGCCACGATCCAGATCTCGGCCTTTGCCTGGCTCTTCGGGATCAAGAACGGCATGAAGGAGGCGCACACGGGGTCGGCCATCCGCATCCCCAAAATCTTCCAATGGACGATGGCGACGGTTACGCCGCTCTTCCTCATCACGATCTTCGTCTTCTGGATGAAGGACAACGTCTTCGGTCAGGGCTCCAGCTATGTGACGGACTTGATCCGCGAGCCCAAGATGGGGGCGTGGGCCGCCGTCGTCGCGCTGGGGCTCTTCGGGCTGTTCTCGTTGATCGTTACGCTCAACAGCCCGCGTTACAAGAGCTACGACCACGGCCCCGACCAAGAATAATCACTCCCCACAAAACGATTTTCCCATGGATACTGGCGGCTGGATCATCATGACGCTCTCCGTTACGGCGGCGACCACGCTCTTTCTCTGGTGCATGTTCAAAGTCCTCACCACGCCCGGCGAGACGGAGCACGTGCATGGCTTTGAGCAGGAAACGCCCGACGTGGCCGAACAACGCCGTCGCGATGCGCAACGCTAGCCTGCTCTTGCTGCTGGGCCTCGCGCTGGGGGGCTGTGTGCACGTGCAGGAGCACCGCGCCCGGCACCTTCGCGATGCCTACGGCTCCTACGATACGGCCAAGCAAACGCGGCTGCTGGAGGCGACGATTGCGCGTGGCGACCAGCCGGAGGCGGTATACGTTGCGCTCGGGCCGCCCACGGTGCGTTTCCCGCGGGGGGAGGGCGAGGCTTGGCTCTACGTGGGCCATGCGGGTGAAAGCACGGGCGACACGCTTACTTTCGGCTCCCGAGCCGCCAACGACTGGGGTGGGGACCAACAGGAGCTGATCGTGCTTTTCCGCGACGAGGCGGCGGTCGACTGGCTGCTGCAGCCGCTGAGCGACACCGGCATGGGCCTGACCAACGAGGCGCAGCGCCAGCGCGATGCCGGGGAGCTGGTGACGTGGCGCGGCCCCCGGATCAACCGCGACCCCTATTTGCCGCGCTGAGCGCAGTTGGGGCAGACGCCGTAAAAGATGGTTTCCTGCCCGGTGATCTTGAAGCCTTCCGGCTCCTCGATGTGCACCTCGGGCACTTCGACCTGCAGGTAATACACCCGGTCGCAGTCGCGGCAGATGAAGTGGCCGATATGGCCGTCCATCGCCAGCTCGTAGCGCACAGGCTGGCCGGGGTAGTCGACGCCCAGCAGCAGGTGCGCCTCGCTCAGGTCCTTGATCTGCCGGTAAACGGTGCGCAGGCCGAGCCCGGGCAGGAGCTTCACGGCCATTTCGTGAATCTCGTTGGGCGAGAGGGGGCGGCCTGCCTCCCGCAGGACTTGCTCGATGGCAGCGCGCTGGCGGGTTTGGCGGATCATGCTTCGGCCTCGGGGCTCTCCTCCTTCAGGCGGTTACGGGCAGCGCGCTTGAGCTGCTTGAGGCGCGTTTCCGCATTGCGCAGCTGGCGGCTGGAAAAGTGGTCGATAAAGAGCACTCCCTGAGTGTGGTCGTACTCGTGTTGCAACACGCGGGCAAACCAGCCGGCGGCGCGCAGCACGTGGGGCGTGCCGTCGAGGTCCTGGTAATTGACTTCAACCGCGAGGGGGCGGGTTACGTCGCCGCGCACGCCGGGGAAGGAGAGGCAGCCCTCTTCGCCGGTCGCCGTGCGGCCGGGCAACACCTTCACCTGCGCATTGACGAGCGTCAGCGGCATGATGAGATCGATCGGGGGGCGTTTGCCATCCAGTTCGTAATCAAGATCCTGCGGCTCCAGCATGCTGACGTCGACGACGAAGAGCAGGAGGGCGCGGCCGATCTGCTGGGCGGCCAAGCCCACACCGTCTTCCTCGCGCATGGTTTCGACCATGTCGGCGGCGAGTTGCTTCAACTCATCATCGAAGCGCTCGATCCGCTTCCCGGTCTGCCGTAAAACCGGCTCACCGTAATGCGTGACCCGTAAAATCATGCTCGAAATGCTTGTACGGCAAGTAGGGATGACAAGCTAAATCCGTTGCGAAAATCGCGGGGGCGTGTTTGTTAGCCCTGTTGGCATGAAGTGGCGCTCAATCATAATGGCCCTCGGCAGCCTTGTTTTGGCTGTGCTTTTGCTCTGGGTGGGCATGAGTATCCCGCGGCATTTCCGAGCCGTTTCGCCCCTCGTGCTGCAGGAGGCGGGCAAGGACACGCTCACCTTGCCAGAGCAAGCCGAGAATGCACTGGCGCGTGGGCAGGTCGGCATGGCGCAGCTTTACTGGCGCGCCGTGCCCGACGGGATCCGCGAGGGCGCCCGCGAGCGTTACCGCCGCCTCATGCGCGAAAACCCGCTCAATGACCTGACGGGTGGCCCGTCTCCTTATCTGGAGCAGCTCTGGGCACGGCACGACGTGAGCCAGTGGAAGGAGCAGCCCATCGTGCCGCTGATGCTGCCCAAGGCGCGGCGCGACGAGCTGCGGGCGTTTTTGCAGCAGTCGAGCAACGCGACCGTGCACGCGCTGCTCGAAACCGGTGAGCTGCCCGGTTGGCAGAGCTTCATGCCCGTCTACAGCGCGGGCGGCCAGCCGCTCGATGCCACTATACTCCTCGCCGGACTGCTGGAGCAGTCGCAGGTGTGGAGCCCCGAATTTTCCCGTGAACTGCGCGATGTCACCCAAAGGGCCCTGCTCGAAGACGAGGAGGCACAGGCGGAGCTGGAGGAGACGTATTTCGCCATCCTGACTCTGGGGATGCGCCTCAAGTGGGTGCCGCTGAAGGAGCTGATGCAGCGCGCGCCCGACCTGGAGACGCTGCAGCGCCTCGCCGTGCTCATGCACCAGCAGCAGAGCGACGTGGCCCTACTCGTCTCCGCCATCATGCTTTCCGACGACTTAGGCGGCGTGGTCGACTACCTGGAGGCCAATCCGGAACAAGGCCCCCCTGCCATCGCCACCGCCCTCCCTTGGGGCCAGGGCGCGGTGCAGACGCTCTTGCGCTTCGACCACGGGCTCTACGACCCCCCGGGCTGGGTGGAGCGGTTTTCAGCCCTGCGCCTCGGCGCCCGCCAGTTCAAGGGCTTTGCCGAGGCTAGCCCCGGCGGCGCGTTGGCGGCCAAGCTGCTGGCCCTCTTCGGCGGCGGGTATTTCCTGGCCATGCTGCTGACCCGGCCAATCGAAGGCGGCATGGGGCGTCGCCGCACCACCATGGGCAAAATCATCCTCGAAGGCGCCCACCTGACCATCGGCTTGCTCACTGCCGTGCTGCTCGCCGTCGCCGCCGAGCCCGCGCTGCTTGACTTCGAGGCCAACGAGGGAGCCTCCTTGACGCTCGACCTTTCCCGCATCACGCCTTCACCCGCCGGAGCCGTCACCACCCCCGAAAACGGATTCATCATGTTCGACCAAGTCACCACCATCGTGCTGCTGCTCTTCTTCGTGCTGCAGCTCGCCACGTTTATCTACTGCGTGCTGAAGATCCGGGAGATCCGCAACCGCACGGTGCCCCCTGCCGTCAAGATCCGCCTGCTCGACAACGAGGAGACGCTCTTCGACCTCGGGCTCTACATCGGTATCGGCGGCACCGTCTCGGCCCTCATCCTCGTCGTGCTCAAGCTCGTGGACGCCTCGCTGATGGCCGCCTACGCTTCGACCCTCTTCGGCATCATCTTTGTCGCCGTGCTCAAGATCTTCGTGCTGCGCCCCTTCCGCCGGCAGATGATCATCGCCTCCGAAAACACCGACCCGCACAGCACGCCGGTCGAGCGCGTGTAACTGCGCCCCAGCCCCCCGATTTGCCATGAACAAGAGCCTGCTGGTAATGATCTGCGACTTTCTGCTCATCAGCATCCTCGCGCTGGTGAGATTCGACGATCCACCGGAAGACGAGCCGGCTCCGCAGGCACAGGCCCAGGCGGCGGCCCAGCAGGGGCAGGAGCAAGACATGGTGGAAGTCTTGCGCATGTCGCTTGAAGAAGAGGAGGCCCGGCGCCAAGCCCTCGCCCAGAACCTCGAACAGCGCGAAGCCCAGCTCCAGGAGCGCGAGCAGGCCCTGCAACAAACTTCCGAAGAATTGACCATGACCCGCGAAGAGCGCGAGCGCCTCGCCGCCGAACGCGAACGCCTGGCGCAGGAGCGCGAACAGCTGGCCAGCTCCGTCGAACAGCTGGAGCAGACGCGCGCCGAGCGTGAGCAGGAGCTGCAGCGCCAGCAAGAGCAGGCCCGCCAGCTTCAGGCTGAGCTGAAGGCCCAGCAGGATGCCCTGGCCGAATCCCGCGCCGCCGCCGAACGGCTCGCCCAGGCCCAGGCGGAGGCCGAGCAGCGCGCCCAGCTGCTCCAGACCAATTTGCAGGTGTCGCAGACCGAGAGCCGCATCCTCCGCGAGAATCTAGACTCCGCCCGCGCGGAAGTCGAAACTGCCCGCGTGCAGGCCGAGCAGGCCGCTGATCGAGCCGAGCGCCTTTCGACCAATGTGGCCCAGCTGGCGCAGACGCAGCAGCAGAGCACCCAGCAGATTCAGAAACAGATCGAAGAAGCCCAGCCGATCAACCAGAACGAGATCTTCAAACGATTCGAGGCCAACCGCGTGCGTCTCGCCTTCAGCTTCCAGCGCCCGCAGCTGCTCGGCGGCTGGAGCAGTGAGACAAGCCAGGCCCCGGCGGTGTTGGTGCAAGACGCTAGCGGCCAGACCTACGCGCTCGTCGAGGCCTCGATGACGCCCTTTGACCCG contains these protein-coding regions:
- the mtaB gene encoding tRNA (N(6)-L-threonylcarbamoyladenosine(37)-C(2))-methylthiotransferase MtaB — protein: MSSSSQPRATVHTLGCRLNQAESQVLRDRLERDGYQVVPWGERADLGIINTCTVTREADAKCRKTIRQFIQRNPQAFTAVIGCYSQMGAKAIASIEGVDLIVGNQDKLSVLDHARLGKNERPVILRERISGEDFAVTFVGDLPSTLRANLKIQDGCDFYCSFCIIPTARGRARSRDWDNTLAEARQLAENGVREVVLTGVNLGTYASQGHDLVALVDALDELPGLERIRISSIEPTTVDLALLDRMADPAHALVPYLHLPLQSGSDPILQRMRRKYTVADYAAFVAEAQRRVPGLCLGTDILVGSDGETEAHFQETCDFFLAQPFTYCHVFPYSERKGTLAVKRQEHDPACVVPVEERQQRVARLRRLSEAKRHDFYARYLGQEVEILVEQPREDRWPGYTANYVRVLAEADTSFGDLRNQLVRVRLDRISADFAEGEVVGVAERALAGAV
- a CDS encoding sodium-dependent transporter, encoding MAVKESWNSRLGVILAVAGSAVGIGNFLRFPGNVAQYGGGAFMLAYVISFLIIGLPLSWAEWTMARYGGQRGFHSPVGVFHAVTRRPWGKFVGVIGIVIPVCIYMYYVVVESWCLGYACNFLFNPEVFSTSEGVGNFFGAFTGIGADGSAWGMGMDHLGTFLIVCFALNFFLIYRGISKGIEMFCNYAMPALLILALIVLVRVLTLGTPNPEIPSQNITNGLGFMWNPNKVELVETTQNEAGDSVEKRTQLFGRQVEVVKQQLGLEGGEGEPLPVSAAWLEQVGIATPNPEASFRVDEISAVSQLAKPDVWLAAAGQIFFSLSVGFGVILTYASYLKKDDDVILSGLTAVSANEFSEVGLGGLITVPAAFAFFGVTASVGSTFGLGFVTLPNVFGLMPAGNIFGFLFFFLLFLAAVTSSLSMLQPGIAFLEGALGIGRKLSVAILGLITAVGAIAVVSFSKDVKMLDHLDFWGGTFLIFVFATIQISAFAWLFGIKNGMKEAHTGSAIRIPKIFQWTMATVTPLFLITIFVFWMKDNVFGQGSSYVTDLIREPKMGAWAAVVALGLFGLFSLIVTLNSPRYKSYDHGPDQE
- a CDS encoding transcriptional repressor, which gives rise to MIRQTRQRAAIEQVLREAGRPLSPNEIHEMAVKLLPGLGLRTVYRQIKDLSEAHLLLGVDYPGQPVRYELAMDGHIGHFICRDCDRVYYLQVEVPEVHIEEPEGFKITGQETIFYGVCPNCAQRGK
- the def gene encoding peptide deformylase, yielding MILRVTHYGEPVLRQTGKRIERFDDELKQLAADMVETMREEDGVGLAAQQIGRALLLFVVDVSMLEPQDLDYELDGKRPPIDLIMPLTLVNAQVKVLPGRTATGEEGCLSFPGVRGDVTRPLAVEVNYQDLDGTPHVLRAAGWFARVLQHEYDHTQGVLFIDHFSSRQLRNAETRLKQLKRAARNRLKEESPEAEA